Part of the Methylomonas rapida genome is shown below.
GGATTGAACGGAACCGCCTGCGCCAATAGAAAACAAAGCGGCGCGGCGATGCCGAATAACATCATATTGGCAACGAAAACGCGCTCAAACCGCCGCATCAGCCACTCGCGATTCAGCGCCAGCACCACACCGCTGACACCATAGCCCAAGAGCGCAAGACTGATGATCATGAACGCGAAGTGATGCCACTGAATGATCGCAAACAAGCGCATCAACAGTACTTCGTATGCAATGGCCGACAAGGACATCAGGGCGATGGCGAGTAAGTTTGCCAAGCCCGGCTTGGTGTTAATGGCTCAGTGCGCCCCCGTCAATGGCACAAAACTGACCGGCAGAATTTGCCGCGTGGTGATGCTGCCATCTGCTGCTTTAGTCAACAGCACCAGATATTGGGTCATGAAGGGAGCGCCGACGGGAATGATCATGCGCCCGCCGGGCTTTAACTGCTTGATCAGCGGCGGAGGAATGTGGCTGGCTACTGCCGTCACCACGATGCCATCGAACGGCGCAGCGCTCTCCCAGCCGTAATAACCATCGCCGATGCGGGTATGTACATTCTGATAACCGCTTTGCTTCAGATTATCGGCCGCTTGCTCGGCCAGCGCTTCGATGATTTCGATGCTATACACGCTATCGACCAGCTCGGCCAAAATAGCCGCCTGATAGCCCGAGCCCGTCCCGATTTCCAGCACTTTATCGCCAGGCTTGGGTTTTAACAGGTCGGTCATGATGGCCACGATATAAGGCTGCGATATCGTCTGCCCGTGCCCGATAGGCAAGGGCCTGTTTTCGTAGGCGAATGAACGTTGATTACGCGGCACGAAAGCATGACGCGGCACCTTGCCCAAGACGTTGAAGATTCGCTGATCCAAGGTTTCTTGTTGCAGGAAATCCCGCGTGGATGCTACGTGCTCCTTGATGACGCCGACCAATTCCTGCCGTTGCCGCTCGTAATCGTCTTGCGCGATGACATGGCTGGAAAACAACAGCAATAAAATGCCGATCAAGATAAGCCAGAAAATCAGCCGCATTGCTTTTTTCATAACCCTAACCTCCTGGCTCGAGCGCCATGACTCGGATAGTGCGCAAAACTGCAATCTCGGGAAACCGTGGAAACGCATTTCCCTGATTGCCAGTCAAGCGATTTGGGTTTATTGTTCGTGCATATCGCCTAGGCTCAGTTTAATGCGATTTTCGAAAATAGCTACCCTTATCGAGGTCAACGATGGTTTCCAGCAAATCCGGCTTGTTCATCCGCCTTGTGATTGCGACAGGCTGCCTTTTTTATGTCGCGTCCGTTCGGGCCGAAGGAGAACCCAATATGGCACTCAGCCTAAGTTCAAAAGACTTTGTTCATCAGGGTGAAATTCCGCAAACCCTTACCTGTGACGGCAACGACAGCTCGCCGGCATTGTCCTGGTCTGGCGTACCCGCGCATGCCAAAAGCCTGGCGTTAATCATCGATGATCCCGATGCACCGGATCCCGCCAACCCCAAAATGACTTGGGTGCATTGGATTTTGTACAACATTCCAGTCTCCGCAACCGGACTACCCCGGGCCTTAGACGCATCTGACTTGCCGCTAGGCGCCTTGCCAGGAAAAAACGACTGGGGAAAGACCGGCTACGGTGGCCCCTGCCCCCCGATTGGCCGCCATCGCTATTTCCACAAGCTCTACGCGCTGGATATCGAATTGCCAAATTTGCATCATCCCACTAAAGCGCAATTGGAAGCCGCCATGGCTGGTCATGTCATCGAAAAAGCAGAATTGATTGGCACTTATCAGCGCTAAGTGCATGACCCAAAATGACACTATCAGCGTGCCAGAAGAATGGCAAAGCGTTGTCTCATATCGTCGATATGAGAACCTTGCCAATAAATCCGCCGACAATCGTCGCAGCGATAAAAATCGTCATAATAAAGTTTGGTTTTGGGTTGCAACTGCTCCAAGACATCCGCTTTGGCGACGGGCACCAGCACGCCATTACACATCAGACAACGCGCGAACGGCTGGATGACATCATACAAATCGAAGCGCCGGATGACTTCTTCCACCTGATGCTCTACCGTAACCGCGCGCACCCAATAGCCCTGGGTAATGCGTTTGGCAAACAACAAGCGCCTGTCGCGGGTCAATACGATGCGCTGCTGATTCTCGGCGATGTTTGCCACCTCGGCATCGCGATAATCATTGCGATACAAGCTATCGAAACCCAACAAACGCATACGCTTGGCAAGTTTGCCCAAGTTGACGTCGACGATGAAACGGGGAGGCCCACTGATGCTTTCACGCAATCTGGCCAATGGCAACATATTTAGCTGTTTGAAAACAGGATAGACCGCGACGCGATCGTTAGCCCGCAATTGATAATCGAACCCCACCGAGTGGCCATTGACGATAATCAGTGCCACCTCGGTATGAGGCACACCAAAGACTTCTATGGGGTCCTTGATACCGGGATGACCATTGAAACGATAGGCCAAATCCCGCTTGCGCCGTGACGGCGGCAAAAAATCATTCAATTCCGCGTAGAAACGAAAATCGGCGGTATATTCCAATGGCATGGCCCTGCCTATTCAAAGGAAACATCTACTAAAAGCGTCCACTCCCAAGCCCTGACTGATTAGCACAGACAGGCGGTGTTGTTGCACGGCTGCTGGGAGATACACTCCATTTTTCGGCGCGAATCCGCTGTGGCCTGCAAGTAGTTGTCAATAAGATACCAAGGAAAACCTGTCGGAGAAACAACCCCCATTGACCGGCAATACAGCGAATACAAGGCAAGGAAAATCCGCCATGCGTGCACCGTATCGACAGATCGCACCAAAATTGAGCACAAAACGGCAAAATGCACCATATTTGTGCATTGTGCCCAGCAATAATCTTTCCTGCCCCAAGTCAGAACGAAGCATTATGATTGGCGTGTAAATTGCTGGAAAATTTTTAGATCACTCGAACCTTAAATCACGTGCACAAAAGAATACTCGACCACCTCAACGCGGCAATCCTGTTATTCAACAAGGATTTTCGCTTGATTTACATCAATCCGGCCGGCGAAATGCTGTTCGCCGACAGCGCCAAGCATTTGCTGGGCAATCCGGCGCAGAAGCTCTTTAAGACCGCGCACCAAGGCTTATTCACCGACTTACAACAGCGGTTGAATCAGCACGAACCATTGGTTGACAGAGAATTGATACTGGAATCATTGAACCAGTCGATTACCGTAAACTTGAGTGCGACGCCGATATTGGAAGACGGTGAACTTTGCGAAATCCTGATCGAATTGCAACAAGTCGACCGGCATTTGCGCATCACCAAGGAAGAACAACTGCTGGCGCAGCAAAATACCAGCCGGATGCTGGTCAGGGGCCTCGCCCACGAGATCAAAAATCCATTGGGCGGCTTGCGTGGAGCCGCACAGTTATTGGATCTGGAATTACGCGATCCGGAACTGAAGGAGTACACCCAGATCATCATCGCCGAATCCGATCGCCTGCAAGAGTTGATGGACAAAATGCTGGGACCTAACAAGCCGGCTCATAAACACTTGTTGAACATCCACGAGGTACTGGAAAGGGTCAGACAATTGGTAACGGCCGAGGCCGGCAGCGACATCAAATTGATGACCGATTACGACCCCAGCATCCCGGAATTGTTTGCCGACAAGAACCAGCTGATTCAAGCCTTTTTGAACATCGTCCGCAACGCGATACAGGCGCTGCAATCCACTGGAAAGATCACCCTCAGAACGCGTATCCAGCGGCATATGACCATAGGCCGCAAACGCTATAAACTGGCGGTAAAAGTCGACATCATCGATAACGGCCCCGGCATTGCCCCCGGTTTGATGGGACAAATTTTTTATCCAATGATTACCGGCCGGGCCGAAGGCACGGGCCTGGGCTTATCGATTGCTCAATCCTTGATCAATCAGCATAACGGCCTGATTGAATGTGAGAGCGAGCCGGGAAATACGGTATTCTCGATTTATTTACCCATAGTCGGCGAAGCCGAAAAGACAGTATCGACATACTAATGTTTCAATCCTTGTTCGTCTAAGTTAGGGAGACACTCATGCCATTGCCAGATAAAGTCTGGGTTGTCGATGACGACAAATCGATACGTTGGGTGCTGGAAAAAGCCCTGCAGAAAGCCAATATCGAGACTCGTTGTTTTGCCAATGCCGCCGATTTATTAAAGGAACTGGCGCTGGAATTGCCGCAAGTCCTGATTACCGATATTCGCATGCCCGGCATGGACGGATTCGCGCTGCTGAAAAAAATTCAGCACGAGCATCCGGCCTTACCCGTCATCATCATGACCGCCCACTCCGATCTGGAAAGCGCGGTGTCGGCTTTTCATGGCGGCGCTTTCGAATACTTGCCCAAACCCTTCGACATCAACGAAGTCGTCGAAACGGTTCACCGTGCCTGCATTCACGGCAAGCAACAAAACGACAAACAAGCACCGCCAGAAGGTATCGGAGAAACGCCTGAAATCATCGGCGAAGCGCCCGCCATGCAAGAGGTTTTTCGCGCCATCGGCCGATTGGCGCGCTCGCACATCACGGTACTGATCAATGGCGAATCCGGTACCGGCAAGGAACTGGTCGCCAAGGCCCTGCACCGGCACAGCCCGCGAGCCGATCAGCCCTTCGTGGCGTTGAACATGGCCGCCATCCCCAGGGACCTGATGGAGTCCGAGCTATTCGGTCACGAGAAAGGCGCGTTTACGGGCGCCCAAGCCCGGCGGGTTGGTCGTTTCGAACAAGCGAATAACGGCACCTTGTTCCTGGACGAGATCGGCGATATGCCGGCGGAACTGCAAACGCGCCTGCTGCGAGTCTTGGCGGACAATGAATTCTATCCGGTCGGCGCGCATGCGCCGATCAAGGTCAATGTCCGCATCATTGCCGCCACCCACCAAAACCTGGAAGCCTTGGTGGCGCAAGGCCGCTTCCGGGAAGACTTGTTTCACCGCCTGAATGTCATCCGCATCCATATTCCGCCGCTACGCGAGCGTAGCGAAGACATTGGACTGTTGATGAGACATTTCCTCTATCAAAGCGCGAAGGAACTGGGTACCGAAGTCAAAACCCTGAAACCCGAAACCGAAGCTTTCCTCAGCAAGTTAAAGTGGCCTGGCAACGTGCGCCAGCTGGAAAATACCTGTCGCTGGCTCACCGTGATGGCCTCTGGACGCGAAATTCATATCGAGGATTTGCCGCCCGAACTCAGCCAAAACCCGCTGGACACTGGCGGCGAATCCGTTCACAACGACTGGGAAAGCCTGCTGCAGCGCTGGATCAAGCAAGAATTGGCGGCCGGTAAACAGGATATCGCCAAACACGCCATCGCCAGCGTCGAAACACTGTTGATTCAAACCGCCTTGCAGCATACCCACGGCAGAAAACACGAGGCCGCACTCATGCTGGGCTATGGCCGCAACACCCTGACGCGCAAATTGAAAGAACTCGACATACCGGAGTAAAAACTCAAAACCCCTAGAACTTTTATCTGCCGAAAGCATCGGTGTATACTCCCTTCACTACACTCAACCTTTTTCAACACGGCAGGGTTTAATCTCATGGCAGATAAAATGGTAAGCAAACATCTGATGAATCTTGAAAAACAATTTGCTTCGACGGACCCTGTGTTACAGAAAGCCGTAAAAGTCTTTCAAGAATTGGATGACCTGGAATTTGAACTGGGCTTGCTGGATAACGATGAGACCACCGCCCGCCGGTGTTCTTGGTGGCCGTTGATCAGCACCCTGGGCGGTTATTCGCCCGCGAAGTCCGAATTCATCGATCGTTTTCTCGACGCGCATTTACACACCACCCGCCACAAGTTCACGGTGTTGCAGTACACCCCGCAGACCAACAGTGCCACGCTACCCGGCACCGCGCTGGATGCCGATCATCGCCTGCCCTTTTATAAGATCAGCCGCGAAATCGAACAAGCCCGTCCCGGTGAAGGCAGTAAGATCAACAGCTATCTGGAACTCGTCACCGTCCATAGCAATAAACTGAAAAACAAACTGATCATAGACACCCCGGTACTGAATCCGGCCGCGGAAAACGTCGCCAACACCAAGCTCAGACAACACGTGATTGCCATTTCCGATCTGGTATTGGTGTTTACCGATTTGTTCGATACCGATCCGGAATTCAACAAAGATACGATTGCCGGTATCGTCAAACATCAGGATACCAACAAGTTTCTCTACGTGATCGATCACTTCGAACTGAACCTGGATGAAAACAAAATCCACGAAATCATTGCATCGTGGCAAAGACGATTGAACGACTTTGGTATTTTCACCGGCCAATTCGTGGTTCTGTCGCAAAACGGCAATACATCATTGATCGAACAACGCATCAACAATCTGAACAGCGACCGTTCCTATCGCGTGTTGGACGCGTTGGAAACAAGCATCCGCTCGGTCGACGACGTGGTCATGGATGAAGTCGAAAGCGCGCTGGTAAGCTGGAAAGAACGCAGCAACGCCACGACCTTGATCATTCTCAGCTTCGTAATCATGCTGATTTTGTTTGCCGAAATCGCCGTGGGCATCCTTGATCTGTTTTTCGACCCCATCATCGGTCCGGCCATTATCGTCGGCTTGATCGCGATCATGACCCCGCTGCATCTTCTGGTCAGTAAGGTGCATGCCAAATTCATCATCAAGCAGCTGCATAAGCGCCAGAAACAGCTGAACCTGAGCGAAGATTTGTCGGGATTATTTGAAAAAAGCCTGACCTTCTGGCGCATGTTGCTGCCGATCACCAAACCTGTTGGGGACAACAAGAAAAACCGCAAAAAGTTGAATGGCTTAATGGAACAAACCAAGGATCTGGTGCAGGCCTTGAACGATCAGTTCAGCCGCAGCCAGCACCAGGACTATCAAGCCCACTACGACCTGCAAACAGAAGAGGAATACTGATTCCAGTAAACGGGGCGCGTCATGGACCTTATCAAACAGTATCTGCCGCTGTGCTGGTTTGATGTCTCGCCATTGCAGTTACCCAAGTCCGCAACCTTTTTTAAAAACAACCTGATTTTTAACTTTCTGATTTTATGTTTCATCCATTTCAATATGACGGATGACATCGAATCGATTTCGGAAGTATTGATCGAAATCTTATTAAACCTGGGGTTTATCGCTTTTACGCTTTGGCTCAATGGTTCGACGCAATTCTACGCACAAGTCGCCTCGGCCATATTGTTTTCTGAAAATGTAGTAGCTATCGTGATAATCCCCATCGTGTTTTGGGCCACCGTCGCCGAGAACTGGTGGGGTTATGGCTCGCTGTTGCTCGCTTTGGCATGGAATTGGGCGATGATCGCCGAAATCTACAAAAAAGCCCTCGACATCAATTTGATGGCCGGCATCGTGATGGCCTCGTTTTATTTCATATTCAGCTTTGGCGGCGGCTTTGCGATCAACAGCTTCTTGACCGGTTAACCCAACCTCGCCACTAAAACTTCTCCGCATTCCACTGTACGCTATCCATCGTGCTCTGGCAGAGCCCCGGCTCCTGTCCTTCCACCCAGCCCTTCCCTTCGGCAAAGTCTTCCGGCAAATCGGCTAAAGTCGGACCAAATTTCCGGGTTTTACAACCTTTCGCCTGTGGATTGTCGCAACAGCATTTCATCGCTGCCACGTGCTTTTTGTATAGGGCCAAATCGACATCGACGGGAGGCATCCAGCTATTGCGCGAACTGGTTGTCATCCAAGCACTCAACGCCGTATTGGGATGATTGGTCGCCGAATCAATCAGATAACCGCAAGTCCCCGAACTCGTCATGTTATGGCAGCTGGTACAAAGCTGTTTGGCGCCGTCTATCGGCTCGGTCGTCACCTGTACGATGTCATGAGTATAAAAATAATCCTTGAACGGTTCACCCACGGGTAAAAACGGTAACTTGGCCATTTCCCGTATATCAGGCAAGCCATGTTTAGAATTGATATAAGGGCTGTATTTGACACCGTGCGCATTGTGGCAACCGACACAGCCGGCCGACGCGGTAAACGCCGGCGATTTGAACGCCTGATTGGCATCGCGATACCAAAGCTCTTCGGGAAACCCCTTGGGTGGCTTGGCTTGCTCCGGATTATATCGACTCAAGTATGCGTCTTTTGGCGGCAATGGCTTGTCCAGAGGCGGCAAGAATCCGACTACCGCATCGCCATATTGAGTGACATAACAGCTTTTTCCGGTAGTCTTATTCCGTAAAATAATGCCTATGTCGTTGAAGGTGTTGTACAGGTAATACAATTCTTTTTTTTCGGCAAGCGGTGCTTTCTCAAACTGTTTTTTTCTTTGCTCCTGATTCATGCCCAGATTGGCTTCGGTTTGGCGAAACCAATTTTTTTCCGCTTGGCTGCCTTTTTGCCGGCAGTTCAAAATCATGATGTTTTGCTCGTCCAGATTCAGGACTTGGAGATGTGAATAAGTCCAGCAGCCTTGATCTCCGCCTAACCAATGCGGGTTATCGCATTTTTTAGCCTTGGAAAGCAGTCCCCAGTTGTCTTCTTTGATTTCCTGCTTATTGACATAAATCGGCACCTGCTTACCATCCAAACAGGACAATACCGGCAAGTCACGCGTGATCCCCAGCTCGGCCTTACATTCCTTGACGTATTGATAAACGTCATAATCAGACACCGTTTCATCGGTATTCGGCCGAATGAATAATACCAATGACAATAAACCAAGCAGACCCAGTGCTATCGCAGTTTTCATAGTGTCACCTCCTGGGATTGAAGGAATCAGGTTGTTTTCTGCCGCAAAAAATAGGCGATAGCCCGATTTATTTCAATAAGCGAAACATATTGGAAAAATCGTCGGTCCAAATGATACTTTCCACGGGTGCCGCACTCATTTCCTTGAATTTCTGCAAAACCGGTTGCTGCATGAAGCTCTGGTTCTTGCTGAGCAGCGCCCAATCGGCACGATACCAGCCCAATTCCTCGGAAGGTTCTGATTGCACCAGCAAATACGCATAGCCGGCGCGCTTGGCCATACCGCTCACCAAGGGTCTTAAATCCAAATAATGATTGGTAATATGAATGGCCAATACGCCATCGGGGCGTAAGTGGCGCAAATACAACTGCAGCGCCTGCTCGGTCAGCAAGTGCATCGGAATTGCATCGCCGCTGAAAGCATCCAAAACCAATATATCGAATGCTTGTGGTGCTTCACGCTCCATTGCCAAGCGCGCATCGGACACGACGATGTCGTAGCGGGCGGCCGTATTCTTGATGTAGCTGAAGTAAGTCTGCGCCAATTCGACCACTGCGGGGTCGATGTCATAGATACGAAAATAATCATTCGCTTTACCGTATGTCAGCAAAGTACCGGTGCCGAGTCCAACCACGCCAATCCGGCGCCCATCCGCGCGCGCAAAATGTGTCAGCGCCAAACCTACCCCCGATTCATTGCCGTAATAGGCCGTCGGCAACTGTTGCTTTTCGGGCGCCAAAAACTGAAAACCATGATCGATGGCGCCATGCCGCAATAAACGCTTAGCCAAGGTCGGGTTTTCAACGGCACGATCTTCCACGCGCAGGACACCGTAAAAATTGCGATTGACCCGGGTTTTTTCTGCCGCCGTCTGAAAGGCATGATTGGCCAGATTACCGCCCAACCAGATCAAGCCCGCGCCGGCCAGCAACCAGACCAGCGGCCGTCGCCTCTTGCGCTCCAATAACTGACTTTCCACGCCAATCGCAAACAGTGTCAGCAGACAGCAGGCAAACAAGGCGATATGGAATTCAAAATACAACGGAAACACCTGCGGCGCGAGCAGCGCGACAAAGATGCCACCCAATGCACCGCCTGTGGAAATCACCAGATAATAAGCCGTCAATTGACTCGGCTGGGGCCGCAAGCGATAAAGTTCGCCGTGACAAGTCATGCAGCAAAAAAACAAGCCAGCACCATAAATACCGACTTGCGCTTCCAAGGTAAATCTTCCGCCGCCGTAAAGTACTCCGATCAAGGCAATGGCTGCGACGAATAGTGCCGGGATAAAAATACGCCGCTGATACCAATCATGGCGGGCGAAACAAAAAATAAACGAAATCACATACAAACTCAGCGGCACGATCCATAGAAACGGAACGCTCGCCACATCCTGGCAAAGCTGATTGGTGACCGCCAACAACAAAGCCGAGGTGGCCGCGGGCAATACCAACCATAAAAGCCATAACATTGTGGGCGACAATCGATCGGCGATCCGCGTTTCATCGTCTAGCGCCATCGGCGTGGCCACGATGGCTTCGGCCTTGGCCAGGCGCCGAAAATCCAACGCGATACCCGCGCTTAACAGCACATAAATCACAAAGCCCGCCGACCAACCCAGGGTTTGCTGCCCCAGTTTAAAATAAGGCTCGAATACAAAGGGGTAGCTCAATAGCGCCAGCAAGGAGCCAAAATTGGACAAGGCATACAACGTGTAAGGGGAGCGATAAGGGTTGATGCGAACAATCCAGGCTTGCAGCAAGGGGCTGGTGGTGGAGAGAATGAAAAAGGGTAAACCGATACTGCTCAGCAACAGCAGCAGAATATTCAAGGTAGGCTGTTCGCTGCTATCGGGCTTGAACGATTGCTCGGGAGTCACCGGCAACGTGAACAACGCAAGCAACAAAAAAGCCGCATGTAGCACCCCCTGACGCCGAACCGGAAAATGTTCCAAATTGAGGTGGGCATAGGCATAACCGGCCAGCAGCAAAACCTGAAAGAACAGCATGCAGGTAATCCATACCGCAGGACTCCCCCCGAACCAGGGCAATATGAATTTGCCGATCAAAGGCTCGAGTTGAAACAATAAATAAGCGCCCCAGAAGCTGGTAAACGCATACACTCCCCATCGAACACCAGCATTCAAAGAACCTTGCATCATTATCCCCCAGCAACAAAACCACAATACACTCGGATTGATTCAGCCCAACTTCCTTGACACTTATCAAACCACCCGTGTTGGAATTATTTAGCCATACTTTTCAGTATTTCGCCAAATGTGACACAGGCACGTCTCCCGAATACGAGGCAAGAAAGCGTTTGATCACAGGAATGGCTTTCCTATCATCGATTCCGACATGGCATTCAACCTAGAAAAATCATTTGGTCCACGAAAATCACGAAAAGTCTCAAACAGTTATCACGCCTAAGAGCTAAGAGCAGCATCGAACAGGTGAATCGATAAGCTTCATAGCACAATGATTTCTTTCGTGTATTTTGTGATTTTCATGGGCTTACTGCCGTTAGGTTCAATCAACACTGGAAAGAAATGAACCAATTCTGCATTTGAAGCAGCAGAATCCTGACAAACCCAGTCAGAGCCTCGACCCGATCGCTGGAACCCAAAAAGCTATGGAAGTGCTTTGAGCGCGGAACTTAGCAGCTCATCCAGCCTGATGCAGGAGGTGTGATGCTCAATGCTGTCTGTGCTCCAGATGGCCCTGGCGCCGGCGGCTCGAATCAGCATTTCGGCATCGCCGCAGAACAAGGGATGAATGACCACGGCATATACCGCCCCTGCACCTGCTGCTTGCAGCAAGGCTACCGTCCTGGCCATGGTTCGACCTGTGCTGGCCATGTCATCGACGATGACGACGTCCTGCCGAGTAAAGTCCAAGTCAGGCAAGGTGATTTCGACCTCACGGTCGCCACGCCGTATCTTATCGGCAACGGCATAATCGAAGCCAATGACGTCCGCGATGCCGGCCACCCATTGTTCGGATTCGCTATCCGGCCCCAATAACAACGCCTTATCGAAGCGATTGCGGAGAAATTCGCTGAGCGTGGGGCTTGCGGAAATACTGATCGCGTTATCCAAAGGAATCGCCTGCCGCAGACGGGAAATGCGATGCAAATGCGGATCTACGGTGACGACGTCATCGAACAGTTCGGCCAGCAGTTCGCCGATGATGCGCTGGCTAACCGCCTCGCCCGGTCGGTTGGCAACGTCCTGACGCATGTAACACAAGTACGGCGCGACCAGTGTCAGGCGCTTGGCGCCCAGCTCTCTGGCGGTGCGCGCAAATAACAACAATTCGATCAATTTATCATTGGGCTGGTTCAGACTGCGGCAAACGATAACGTGCTCGGGCAAGTCAACCGGCAGCCGAATGAGACTTTCGCCATCGGGAAAGTGATGCACCTCGACGCGCTCGCATGGAATATTGAACTTTTCGGCCAACCTTTGGCTAGGTGCGCAATAATCGGGAAAAGCGAGCAGCAACATGTTCAATAAAAAGGCACCAGGGGTTTCAAGATATGT
Proteins encoded:
- a CDS encoding protein-L-isoaspartate(D-aspartate) O-methyltransferase, with protein sequence MRFHGFPRLQFCALSESWRSSQEVRVMKKAMRLIFWLILIGILLLLFSSHVIAQDDYERQRQELVGVIKEHVASTRDFLQQETLDQRIFNVLGKVPRHAFVPRNQRSFAYENRPLPIGHGQTISQPYIVAIMTDLLKPKPGDKVLEIGTGSGYQAAILAELVDSVYSIEIIEALAEQAADNLKQSGYQNVHTRIGDGYYGWESAAPFDGIVVTAVASHIPPPLIKQLKPGGRMIIPVGAPFMTQYLVLLTKAADGSITTRQILPVSFVPLTGAH
- a CDS encoding YbhB/YbcL family Raf kinase inhibitor-like protein → MALSLSSKDFVHQGEIPQTLTCDGNDSSPALSWSGVPAHAKSLALIIDDPDAPDPANPKMTWVHWILYNIPVSATGLPRALDASDLPLGALPGKNDWGKTGYGGPCPPIGRHRYFHKLYALDIELPNLHHPTKAQLEAAMAGHVIEKAELIGTYQR
- a CDS encoding Mut7-C ubiquitin/RNAse domain-containing protein; the encoded protein is MPLEYTADFRFYAELNDFLPPSRRKRDLAYRFNGHPGIKDPIEVFGVPHTEVALIIVNGHSVGFDYQLRANDRVAVYPVFKQLNMLPLARLRESISGPPRFIVDVNLGKLAKRMRLLGFDSLYRNDYRDAEVANIAENQQRIVLTRDRRLLFAKRITQGYWVRAVTVEHQVEEVIRRFDLYDVIQPFARCLMCNGVLVPVAKADVLEQLQPKTKLYYDDFYRCDDCRRIYWQGSHIDDMRQRFAILLAR
- the glnL gene encoding nitrogen regulation protein NR(II), giving the protein MHKRILDHLNAAILLFNKDFRLIYINPAGEMLFADSAKHLLGNPAQKLFKTAHQGLFTDLQQRLNQHEPLVDRELILESLNQSITVNLSATPILEDGELCEILIELQQVDRHLRITKEEQLLAQQNTSRMLVRGLAHEIKNPLGGLRGAAQLLDLELRDPELKEYTQIIIAESDRLQELMDKMLGPNKPAHKHLLNIHEVLERVRQLVTAEAGSDIKLMTDYDPSIPELFADKNQLIQAFLNIVRNAIQALQSTGKITLRTRIQRHMTIGRKRYKLAVKVDIIDNGPGIAPGLMGQIFYPMITGRAEGTGLGLSIAQSLINQHNGLIECESEPGNTVFSIYLPIVGEAEKTVSTY
- the ntrC gene encoding nitrogen regulation protein NR(I), whose product is MPLPDKVWVVDDDKSIRWVLEKALQKANIETRCFANAADLLKELALELPQVLITDIRMPGMDGFALLKKIQHEHPALPVIIMTAHSDLESAVSAFHGGAFEYLPKPFDINEVVETVHRACIHGKQQNDKQAPPEGIGETPEIIGEAPAMQEVFRAIGRLARSHITVLINGESGTGKELVAKALHRHSPRADQPFVALNMAAIPRDLMESELFGHEKGAFTGAQARRVGRFEQANNGTLFLDEIGDMPAELQTRLLRVLADNEFYPVGAHAPIKVNVRIIAATHQNLEALVAQGRFREDLFHRLNVIRIHIPPLRERSEDIGLLMRHFLYQSAKELGTEVKTLKPETEAFLSKLKWPGNVRQLENTCRWLTVMASGREIHIEDLPPELSQNPLDTGGESVHNDWESLLQRWIKQELAAGKQDIAKHAIASVETLLIQTALQHTHGRKHEAALMLGYGRNTLTRKLKELDIPE
- a CDS encoding P-loop NTPase family protein; its protein translation is MNLEKQFASTDPVLQKAVKVFQELDDLEFELGLLDNDETTARRCSWWPLISTLGGYSPAKSEFIDRFLDAHLHTTRHKFTVLQYTPQTNSATLPGTALDADHRLPFYKISREIEQARPGEGSKINSYLELVTVHSNKLKNKLIIDTPVLNPAAENVANTKLRQHVIAISDLVLVFTDLFDTDPEFNKDTIAGIVKHQDTNKFLYVIDHFELNLDENKIHEIIASWQRRLNDFGIFTGQFVVLSQNGNTSLIEQRINNLNSDRSYRVLDALETSIRSVDDVVMDEVESALVSWKERSNATTLIILSFVIMLILFAEIAVGILDLFFDPIIGPAIIVGLIAIMTPLHLLVSKVHAKFIIKQLHKRQKQLNLSEDLSGLFEKSLTFWRMLLPITKPVGDNKKNRKKLNGLMEQTKDLVQALNDQFSRSQHQDYQAHYDLQTEEEY
- a CDS encoding fused MFS/spermidine synthase; this encodes MMQGSLNAGVRWGVYAFTSFWGAYLLFQLEPLIGKFILPWFGGSPAVWITCMLFFQVLLLAGYAYAHLNLEHFPVRRQGVLHAAFLLLALFTLPVTPEQSFKPDSSEQPTLNILLLLLSSIGLPFFILSTTSPLLQAWIVRINPYRSPYTLYALSNFGSLLALLSYPFVFEPYFKLGQQTLGWSAGFVIYVLLSAGIALDFRRLAKAEAIVATPMALDDETRIADRLSPTMLWLLWLVLPAATSALLLAVTNQLCQDVASVPFLWIVPLSLYVISFIFCFARHDWYQRRIFIPALFVAAIALIGVLYGGGRFTLEAQVGIYGAGLFFCCMTCHGELYRLRPQPSQLTAYYLVISTGGALGGIFVALLAPQVFPLYFEFHIALFACCLLTLFAIGVESQLLERKRRRPLVWLLAGAGLIWLGGNLANHAFQTAAEKTRVNRNFYGVLRVEDRAVENPTLAKRLLRHGAIDHGFQFLAPEKQQLPTAYYGNESGVGLALTHFARADGRRIGVVGLGTGTLLTYGKANDYFRIYDIDPAVVELAQTYFSYIKNTAARYDIVVSDARLAMEREAPQAFDILVLDAFSGDAIPMHLLTEQALQLYLRHLRPDGVLAIHITNHYLDLRPLVSGMAKRAGYAYLLVQSEPSEELGWYRADWALLSKNQSFMQQPVLQKFKEMSAAPVESIIWTDDFSNMFRLLK
- a CDS encoding ribose-phosphate diphosphokinase, whose protein sequence is MLLLAFPDYCAPSQRLAEKFNIPCERVEVHHFPDGESLIRLPVDLPEHVIVCRSLNQPNDKLIELLLFARTARELGAKRLTLVAPYLCYMRQDVANRPGEAVSQRIIGELLAELFDDVVTVDPHLHRISRLRQAIPLDNAISISASPTLSEFLRNRFDKALLLGPDSESEQWVAGIADVIGFDYAVADKIRRGDREVEITLPDLDFTRQDVVIVDDMASTGRTMARTVALLQAAGAGAVYAVVIHPLFCGDAEMLIRAAGARAIWSTDSIEHHTSCIRLDELLSSALKALP